Part of the Hevea brasiliensis isolate MT/VB/25A 57/8 chromosome 16, ASM3005281v1, whole genome shotgun sequence genome is shown below.
GGAAGCATGAACCACCCATATGCTAACATTTGCTCAGGAAATAAAATTTGAGGCACACATAGTACAGGTTCGTGTTTTTAGAGATGATGTTCATGCTAAATCAATGATGAACATAAATTGCAGATCCACAAATCATGTTTTCTTACTTAACTTGAGTCTGCCATGAGAACATAGCTAAGAATTTTGTGTTCTTTAGTGAAATGATTGttatcaggaaaaaaaaaaaaactgttagaAGTCAGAAATAAGTTTGGTTACCAGACAGTGCGACAAGATCAACAACATTGAGGCCCTGAaccttgaacttagtaagaatgGTTTGGAATTTGTTATTTGGAGCAGGAATGTTGTTGTTAGAACCACTCAAGCTTGCACCTCTAGAATCCTTTCTTCCCAATGGTACTTCCCAGGTAGGTCCTCCAGTCTGCGTAAATGAAAAAGATGGTCAGCTTAGAATTTTGGTTAGCAATCACTATCACAGGTTATTCCCCTGCACAGCTAAGAAAGTGACATTTACAAGAACAGTGGAATCTCTAGCTGCCAAAGCCAAAATATCCGCACAAGATACTGTTTGAGGACACTCGTTCTCTAGTGCAGTTTTGATCTCATCAATCACTTCGAATCCTCGAGCTGATTGTCGGTTTGGATTAGACATCTTCTCACTGATTATGCTTCCACTGCTGTCTAACAATAGCGACGCATCACAACCCTGCAATAGAGGAGCATTGATTAAGTTATCAGAAACATTGTCACATGCCATTAGGCTAGTAACCCGATTGCCGATTGCACGTCTCGTAGCTTAATAAACCTTCCATgtaccaaaaaaagaaaaaagacatGGTCATATGGTTACGACACAAGCTATGTGCCTGTGAGTGTGGACGTTATAGCTAGAGCAATTAACTATACAAAAAACGATTTGATTTCTAGGCAATTCACATACCTTGACAAAACAGTCATGAAAGTGAAGCCTAAGTAATGAGGCAGCCATACGAGCTTCTTTTGCTACAGCCTTGGCTACAATAGACTGGACTGTCTGTTGAGCTTTAGGGCAGGAATGGTCATAGAACTGTGGGTAGAGGTAGCCGCCTGTGGTCTTCACACAAAAGCTAAAAGGAGCAAAGGCAAGGAGAGTAGTAAGTAGGAGAATGCCTATGGATTGAGCCATTGTTTTTTGCTTCAAAAGTTGCTATGCTTCATTCTTAGATGATTTAGGAGTATATATAGAGGGAACTTTGCGGACACAACCTTGAGATAAAGGGAGCAAAAAGTTGGAGTTGGTAACTAGCTAGCTTTTGCAGCAATGTTGAAAAAAGAAGATAATAGAGTTGGAGTTGTTAGCTGCTTATTGTTTAGGTTGACTGGTTCATTCATGCTgcattatatatataaatgtaagaGAAAGATGGGTGCTAGAGTTTTAATGCTTGAACTCATGTATCACGAGGTCGCGCAAGACTACCTACAATAgggttttatttgttttaagaaaaatagttttttgaaaaatattttctaagttTTTTAGTATTTGAAATATTCAGAAAATtggttcatgaaaaatattttaaagaaaataactttcatttaaaaaaaaaaagttatttttcattttctaaattttaaaaatcttattaaaatataaacatacttatacatatataaaataaatatatatcattaacTTAACATTCTAATCAAACAATAGAAAATACtttcatgaaaaatatatattttttaaatttccttgaaaaatataattttcatatataaattatttttcgtgaaacaaacaaaatctaaatgtgcaaaaatATTCTATCTGAAtctgattaatatttttaaaattcaaaactcatcataaacctactaaaatttattatcaacCATTCCAACCTGTCACAAACAAAATTACTATTACctgaataatatttaaatttatttaattttatatattttaattaataatcaacacaaaattttattttttattaataatttatattttaaaaaattaataatttcataaagtatttaaattctattttatttaaaataaaaatataaaatttataaatattattataaaaaacatatatttatatttaattaaatatttatataaaacggATTAGAGAAACGGATATTTAACAAGTAAAACTTAAACCTCATCACGATACTATTTTTAAATTTGAACTCATTCTAAATCTAATTATGTACTACTTAAACCTACCTATTAAGGTTCAGTTATATTGCATATCCATAAAAATTTAACCAATTGTCATCTATATTAAGTTCAAGAAGCACTGGTCCTTGAAATTCTTTAAAACATAGAAGTATGTTGTAACacctcaaaaattttaaatttatgagcatttttggtattttaattttatttaaattttagga
Proteins encoded:
- the LOC110668525 gene encoding peroxidase 72-like, which codes for MAQSIGILLLTTLLAFAPFSFCVKTTGGYLYPQFYDHSCPKAQQTVQSIVAKAVAKEARMAASLLRLHFHDCFVKGCDASLLLDSSGSIISEKMSNPNRQSARGFEVIDEIKTALENECPQTVSCADILALAARDSTVLTGGPTWEVPLGRKDSRGASLSGSNNNIPAPNNKFQTILTKFKVQGLNVVDLVALSGSHTIGNARCTSFRQRLYNQSGNGQPDYTLDQSYGSQLRTRCPRSGGDQNLFFLDFASPTKFDNSYFKNILASKGLLNSDQVLLTKNESSMELVKKYAENNELFFEQFAKSMIKMGNISPLTGPRGEVRKNCRKINS